ATTCCACATTTGCATTGCTATTTCATTCCTTAAACTTTCTCCTTGAGCATGATCTTTTTCAGCACTTATATCTCCACTTTCCTCCTCCGATGGAGATTGATTTGCCAATTCTTCATCCACTTCATTAATGTACTCCAAGTCAGGGTCAAACTCCATGAGAAAATTATGTAATAtacaacaagcaagcacaatTTGTGATTGTGTTTCAACACTATAAGTTGGTTGAGTATCTCCAATGATTGGAAACCGTTTTTTCAAGACACCAAATGCTCTCTCAATTGCATTACGCAATGATGAATGTCGCAAATtgaatagttctcgaaagtttTGCGGTTGTTGACCTGAGTATTCCTTCAGGTGATACCTTACATTTCTATAAGGTGTAAGAAGTCCCCTTCTCAACATGAATCCAGCATCAACAAGATAATATTTACCTATACAAATATCAAATAGTTACTACTTAATTAAATGCACTAAGAATAATTAACTAAGTATTACCATTAGGAATGATTAATTTATCTTCTCTAGTGAGCGCATTTTTTATGATCCTTGAATCCGATGCAGTTCCCTCCCAACCAGGTAGAACATATGTGAATCTCATATTCAAAGAACATGCAGCAAGCACATTTTGTGTTGGATGCTCTTTTCTACCACGATATTTTGCCGCATCAATATTAGGCACCTTAACGCGAACATGGGTTCCATCAATTGCACCCACACAATCCTGACAGTTATACACTATGTCAAAATATAATTTCTATATGAATTTACAATTTTTAAAACAAGGTGTCAAAAAGTTTATATCACCTTAAAATATGGATAAAATCTTGTACTATTAAGTATTTCCGGAGGAACTTGTTCTCCCGTAGGCTGCTGAAGAAATTGATCCTCCAATGCTATAACTGCTCGTaaaactctatgaaaatgaCGACTAACAGTTTCTCCAGAACGCCGATAAAAGTATGacattgtgatattttttgagGGAATTGTTAATATATGGAGAAATTTAACAACTTGCTCTTGCACCGTGGCTCTTTGAGTAGGTTGTAGACCACCATGTGTTTGCAACAAGTCACACAAGCGCCTAAAAGTTTCTGGTCCCATACGGATAACCTTACTCAAATATCCATTTGTACTGAGTTGCATCAATAATTCCTCTCGTACTAAATGACATTGTGCAGACCAATATCCAATGGGTCGATCCACATAATTTGCATGGCTTAGTTTTCGAGCAATTATCATGTTTACTACCTGACAAACAATTTCAGTAGCAACCAATTGTCGCTTCCTTTGTTGAATGTCATATTCTCCATCGACTTCATTTTGTTCCTTATCCATCTAAAACTGTTTGTATTAGAACACTAAATTTACGaatgagtaaataattaaaaacaaattttatttatttacaagGGTTATGGAGTCATTATCAAATACAATGTTAAAATTCTAAATATCAATATAAAAAGAAGTATTTTTCTAATAGTAATGTTTTTAAAGTGCTGACATAATTTacagtaaataaaaataatccaaCATCCTAATAAATAAAGATTTTTTAAATGAAGATACGGagatataaatatcattttgtCTACCCAAACTTTACTGAAAAATTCTTCATGCTTTAAATTAAGTTGATCAAGCATTTGATTTTTTATGTCTTTATTTTGGTCTCAGCCAGGAACACCTCTATGAATATAAATAGAATTGCTATAGCCTAGGAGATTTACTGATATCAACTAACGTAACCAAATATGATTTATTCTATTGCCATATGGCCACCATCTTGTTAGACCTCATTTTGGTTTTGACGATCAGCCACCATTCAAAATAATACTTCTAGTATCATCATCTTGTTAATCATTTCAAAGAAAGATGCATTATTATAATAAAAAGAGGCTAACGTATTGTTTATGAACTCTAGATGGATTATTTTACAA
This portion of the Coffea arabica cultivar ET-39 chromosome 2e, Coffea Arabica ET-39 HiFi, whole genome shotgun sequence genome encodes:
- the LOC113729541 gene encoding uncharacterized protein isoform X1, translated to MDKEQNEVDGEYDIQQRKRQLVATEIVCQVVNMIIARKLSHANYVDRPIGYWSAQCHLVREELLMQLSTNGYLSKVIRMGPETFRRLCDLLQTHGGLQPTQRATVQEQVVKFLHILTIPSKNITMSYFYRRSGETVSRHFHRVLRAVIALEDQFLQQPTGEQVPPEILNSTRFYPYFKDCVGAIDGTHVRVKVPNIDAAKYRGRKEHPTQNVLAACSLNMRFTYVLPGWEGTASDSRIIKNALTREDKLIIPNGKYYLVDAGFMLRRGLLTPYRNVRYHLKEYSGQQPQNFRELFNLRHSSLRNAIERAFGVLKKRFPIIGDTQPTYSVETQSQIVLACCILHNFLMEFDPDLEYINEVDEELANQSPSEEESGDISAEKDHAQGESLRNEIAMQMWNDYIL
- the LOC113729541 gene encoding uncharacterized protein isoform X2, whose amino-acid sequence is MIIARKLSHANYVDRPIGYWSAQCHLVREELLMQLSTNGYLSKVIRMGPETFRRLCDLLQTHGGLQPTQRATVQEQVVKFLHILTIPSKNITMSYFYRRSGETVSRHFHRVLRAVIALEDQFLQQPTGEQVPPEILNSTRFYPYFKDCVGAIDGTHVRVKVPNIDAAKYRGRKEHPTQNVLAACSLNMRFTYVLPGWEGTASDSRIIKNALTREDKLIIPNGKYYLVDAGFMLRRGLLTPYRNVRYHLKEYSGQQPQNFRELFNLRHSSLRNAIERAFGVLKKRFPIIGDTQPTYSVETQSQIVLACCILHNFLMEFDPDLEYINEVDEELANQSPSEEESGDISAEKDHAQGESLRNEIAMQMWNDYIL